The following are encoded together in the Lactuca sativa cultivar Salinas chromosome 1, Lsat_Salinas_v11, whole genome shotgun sequence genome:
- the LOC122195649 gene encoding secreted RxLR effector protein 161-like: protein MEHKLTLTKDVDEELVNPTEYRSIVSYLRYLTHTRPDITFDVGVHSRFMKKPTTKHLQAVKEILRYVKGTLNYGLVYSKGGEKVTISGYTHSDLAKDVNDRRRTEGMPFYVNGNLVTWASQKQRVVALSSCEAEFIAATMAAC, encoded by the coding sequence ATGGAACATAAACTTACTTTGACCAAAGATGTGGATGAAGAACTGGTAAATCCAACAGAGTACAGGAGCATTGTTAGCTACCTAAGGTACCTCACTCATACTAGGCCCGATATTACTTTTGATGTTGGTGTCCATAGTAGATTTATGAAGAAGCCCACCACAAAACACCTCCAAGCTGTAAAGGAGATTCTTAGATATGTAAAAGGAACTCTAAATTATGGTCTAGTCTATTCTAAAGGAGGTGAAAAGGTCACTATCTCAGGCTATACACATAGTGACTTGGCCAAAGATGTTAATGATAGGAGAAGAACCGAGGGAATGCCATTTTATGTAAATGGAAATTTGGTCACATGGGCATCTCAAAAGCAAAGGGTAGTGGCACTTTCATCTTGTGAAGCTGAATTCATCGCTGCTACTATGGCAGCTTGTTAG